In a single window of the Mauremys reevesii isolate NIE-2019 linkage group 3, ASM1616193v1, whole genome shotgun sequence genome:
- the CASP8AP2 gene encoding CASP8-associated protein 2 isoform X1, which produces MATDDDGLTLCDIPCGASSFRDDDESSVDIYDGLDSTSVVSDNPAQNSTPTRNCLNLFDEILIEEGTAKEATYNDLKAEYGKCQQQIKELMKKFKEVQAQNSILQNENQALKKNISALIKTARVEINRKDEEISNLHQRLSEFPSHRNNYTRTYHSGSTNTRCSEINKTKDPKFRASSLVDNTKTDHRLKTDCSKDVHHSYSSHNMEDGKSHSERRNSPYLLRYPPEELCNDSSQTCFQNFDHYFNKGNRREREMKNGEQYSRVNDNRYKRDTYQSTGNSTDSEQGNTDSHQKLHIYSEKSGKSELQQENKSKKLKCSPPVENRTDRCVSTWEKQTTIKERSQTVESQGNEKGERSQNINKQDLETHDKDEKNFAQKNKSTEKQQEQPRRSVRVSSPHSKNEAARNPHKLHKCPGEDCKRGTDGDCKRDRGVSDHSSREARSSPSTSSNREHKHTHSKESSSRYEWETTYSKSERHRTEEKRKRDKENQEESRHPRNEKKLTKEITHQTAKESKKVTDATKNERNKSSKPEETPRVADGLKEHKARKAKDDKNGTKKEDLKLSFMEKLNLTLSPAKTQPLCQNNGIETDSKKASSEGSTETAGHTEMLTPAQPISIASVQQTKVPVQTNLEPKTPVSEIKRKTENEALAETLDLVQPEALAETVDALQPELTNNTVSLPEAGIEMDKADKTCKAPELESPMNHDEAQNIDYDDLETISSDDFESHSVADDIRQMKSDSLMQVVDTNDGVSGESFEYPAKENSALKTVPYKEGVTTSKPTDRDIPTDGGVPVIDQNTCNLEQNLPEPEISVVTSSHSDKIDPRTKARETNPVPADDDNSILSIDLNHLRYIPKIISPLNSPMRPLAKALRMESPCKGLVKSYNKDLTPESTVACPSKTLSNEVNKENQKPVCSPDKHLEMESQLNISSDELEEGEIVSDDENPKSERNSETSKISRGRASPETHNLSSSPHNQMNKTSSCNEDSGKLAYKKGNANKSREKNKTGATRSSKERKKNKTVSIACLEKIVQIILEPSTVQEIMQMLKAIRKQIRKNYMKFKMHFPVQHFHRIIESAILNFTSLIKYLDFSKMSRLGETLKLTLCETIESKLRHVKKNATVEQLFEQQLTDMKKQLWKFVDERLDYLFEKIKRILVKLSDLVSIGNETDEGKLEIITTQKQKCTTGHKNDVQKSRKKSQKVKSQKSEEYVLPKPVVSYQPFNKCHHDKNKTDAPKNVITKCLNSIDNTRNSQTQVLPSKENNLQGTLTPLKSARYEKEGFHMVRDAHKSDFNYELLTEQQTSSLTFNLVSDAQMGEIFKSLLQGSDLLEKSISSIDTDQWEFRTPEKQILESQKYRNNPASVIEEAVPIEACVKSRPVEGINWPAVSPERASSLSSRLQMPVDPDVLDESCMFEVPPSAVSSKDDECSLQRNKSFISSILLEDLAVSLTIPSPLKSDAHLSFLKPENTSGSTPEGVLSAHYSEDALLEEEDATEQDIHLALESDNSSSRSSCSSWTSRPIVPGFPCDPSLPMQAVIMEKSNDHFIVKIRRAVPSISPTLDQTTLPEESLVSLTKKEKEEIISARIKKDNQDTTGTTVEEKDSKSDINVIDSTDELHNVSARQEQAHDLPEPLKEPHSATRKDEAPNLYNPFSKASNKNSHGSENTSEDFKLSQMYELKVPENKRESPVKAEVAFPSECSVDAYIDLTEDIANESEVDLCNLAVESTLKVTEQEIHIGNLDKGDTKEEPLECSVNAYIDLTEELSSEIKADECNSKTKSTLNVDLGCQTSLDKTSKKRKKESVTDNSKSKKPKKETESASERNDKSSKKSEEKGLTPKRSCSKRTELPENKDPSTSSTSPRSLYAKNIIKKKGEVVVSWTRNDDREILLECQKNGPSGKTFISVAARLNKSPNQVSERFKQLMKLFKKSKCK; this is translated from the exons GCTATCAGAATTTCCCAGTCATCGAAATAACTACACTAGAACGTATCATTCAGGATCAACTAATACACGGTGCTCCGagataaataaaacaaaagatcCTAAATTCAGAGCTTCTTCTTTAGTAGACAATACAAAGACAGATCatagactgaaaactgactgttcTAAAGATGTACATCACAGTTATTCATCTCACAATATGGAGGATGGAAAATCACACTCAGAAAGAAGAAACTCTCCATATTTACTCAGATATCCTCCTGAAGAGCTTTGTAATGACAGTTCTCAGACCTGTTTCCAAAACTTTGACCACTACTTCAATAAGGGTAACAGGAgggaaagagaaatgaaaaatggTGAGCAGTATAGCAGGGTTAATGACAACAGGTACAAAAGAGATACATACCAGAGCACTGGTAACAGTACAGATAGTGAACAGGGAAACACAGACTCTCATCAAAAGTTGCACATATATTCAGAAAAATCTGGTAAAAGTGAGCTGCAGCAAGAAAATAagagcaaaaagctgaaatgtagcCCACCTGTGGAAAATAGAACTGATAGGTGTGTTTCTACGTGGGAGAAACAAACAACCATTAAGGAGAGATCACAAACAGTTGAATCTCAAGGTAATGAAAAGGGTGAAAGGTCACAAAACATAAATAAACAGGACCTTGAAACACATGATAAAGATGAGAAGAATTTTGCACAGAAAAACAAATCAACTGAAAAGCAACAAGAACAACCAAGAAGGTCTGTCCGAGTGAGTAGTCCACATTCAAAGAATGAAGCTGCAAGGAACCCACACAAATTACATAAGTGCCCCGGGGAAGACTGTAAAAGAGGAACAGATGGAGACTGCAAGAGGGATAGAGGAGTAAGTGATCATAGTTCCCGAGAGGCAAGATCTTCACCTTCTACTTCCAGCAACAGAGAGCACAAACACACGCACTCCAAGGAAAGTAGCAGCAGATATGAATGGGAAACTACATATTCAAAATCGGAGagacacagaactgaagaaaaaaggaaaagagataAAGAAAACCAGGAAGAAAGTAGGCATCCTAGAAAtgaaaaaaaactaacaaaagaAATTACACACCAGACTGCAAAAGAATCCAAGAAGGTTACAGATGCTACAAAAAATGAGAGAAACAAATCGTCTAAACCAGAAGAAACACCCAGAGTAGCAGATGGTTTAAAAGAGCACAAAGCTAGAAAAGCTAAAGATGataaaaatggaacaaaaaagGAAGATCTAAAACTAAGCTTTATGGAAAAGCTAAATTTAACTCTTTCTCCTGCTAAAACACAGCCTCTCTGTCAAAATAATGGAATTGAAACAGATTCCAAAAAAGCCAGTAGTGAAGGTAGTACAGAGACCGCAGGGCATACAGAAATGTTAACACCTGCCCAACCTATTAGTATTGCTTCAGTACAGCAAACCAAGGTTCCAGTTCAAACAAACTTGGAACCAAAGACACCTGTTTCTGAGATCAAAaggaaaactgaaaatgaagcttTGGCAGAAACTCTAGACCTAGTGCAGCCTGAAGCTTTGGCAGAAACAGTGGATGCACTGCAACCTGAACTGACTAATAACACCGTGTCCCTTCCTGAGGCTGGAATAGAGATGGACAAGGCAGACAAAACATGCAAAGCTCCTGAGTTAGAAAGCCCTATGAATCATGATGAAGCTCAGAACATTGATTATGATGACTTGGAGACCATTAGTTCTGATGATTTTGAGTCCCATAGTGTTGCAGATGATATTAGACAAATGAAGTCAGACTCATTAATGCAAGTGGTAGATACCAATGATGGTGTGTCTGGAGAAAGTTTTGAGTATCCTGCCAAGGAAAACAGTGCTTTGAAAACTGTACCTTACAAGGAGGGCGTGACTACATCCAAACCAACTGACAGGGATATACCAACGGATGGGGGCGTACCAGTAATTGATCAAAACACTTGTAATTTGGAGCAAAACTTGCCAGAACCAGAAATCAGTGTAGTAACATCTTCTCATAGTGATAAAATAGATCCTAGAACTAAAGCAAGAGAAACTAACCCAGTTCCTGCTGACGATGACAATTCAATATTAAGCATTGATCTCAATCACTTGAGATACATTCCAAAGATTATCAGCCCACTGAATAGTCCAATGCGACCACTGGCTAAAGCACTCAGGATGGAGAGCCCTTGCAAAGGACTTGTGAAGAGTTATAACAAAG ATTTAACTCCTGAAAGCACAGTTGCCTGTCCCTCAAAGACTCTGTCAAATGAAGTAAATAAAGAAAATCAAAAGCCAGTTTGCTCACCTGATAAACACTTAGAGATGGAGTCCCAGCTGAACATATCCTCAGATGAATTAGAAGAAGGAGAAATTGTAAGTGATGATGAAAATCCCAAATCAGAAAGAAACTCTGAGACTAGTAAAATATCAAGGGGAAGAGCTTCTCCTGAAACACACAATTTGAGCAGCAGTCCACATAACCAAATGAATAAAACTTCATCTTGCAATGAAGATAGTGGAAAATTAGCTTACAAAAAAGGAAATGCAAACAAAagtagagaaaaaaataaaactggagCTACCAGATCgtcgaaagaaagaaagaaaaataaaactgtgAGCATTGCTTGCCTTGAAAAAATAGTTCAAATTATTCTTGAACCTTCTACTGTACAAGAAATTATGCAGATGTTAAAGGCTATACGAAAACAGATAAGAAAAAATTATATGAAGTTCAAGATGCATTTCCCAGTTCAGCATTTTCACAGAATTATAGAATCAGCAATTTTGAATTTTACGTCATTGATAAAGTACCTAGATTTTTCCAAGATGTCTAGATTAGGTGAGACTTTAAAATTGACTCTCTGTGAAACTATAGAGTCTAAACTAAGGCATGTTAAAAAGAATGCAACAGTGGAACAACTTTTTGAACAACAGCTGACAGATATGAAAAAACAGTTGTGGAAATTTGTGGATGAACGGCTTGATTACTTATTTGAAAAAATAAAGAGAATTCTGGTAAAACTCAGTGATTTAGTAAGCATCGGAAATGAGACTGATGAAGGGAAGCTTGAAATCATAACTACACAAAAACAGAAATGCACAACAGGTCATAAAAATGATGTACAGAAATCCAGGAAAAAGTCCCAAAAAGTAAAATCTCAAAAGTCTGAAGAATATGTCCTTCCTAAACCAGTGGTAAGTTATCAACCATTTAACAAGTGCCACCAtgacaaaaataaaacagatgcACCAAAAAATGTGATTACAAAATGTCTAAATTCCATTGATAATACAAGGAACTCTCAAACCCAAGTGCTTCCCTCTAAGGAAAATAATTTACAAGGCACCCTAACTCCACTGAAAAGTGCAAGATATGAAAAGGAAGGCTTTCACATGGTCAGAGATGCTCACAAGTCTGATTTTAATTATGAACTTCTGACAGAACAGCAAACTTCTAGTCTTACATTTAATCTAGTGAGTGATGCACAAATGggtgaaatattcaaaagtttgttacaaggctctgatcttttagaaaaaagcaTCAGCAGCATTGATACGGATCAGTGGGAGTTCAGGACACCAGAAAAACAGATCCTGGAAAGTCAGAAATACAGAAATAATCCTGCTTCTGTTATAGAAGAGGCAGTTCCAATAGAGGCTTGTGTGAAATCTAGACCAGTAGAGGGTATTAATTGGCCTGCGGTTTCACCTGAAAGAGCCTCATCTTTATCATCTAGACTTCAGATGCCAGTTGATCCAGATGTTCTGGATGAAAGCTGTATGTTTGAAGTTCCTCCAAGTGCAGTTTCCAGCAAAGATGATGAATGCAGTTTACAAAGGAATAAGTCATTTATTTCTTCTATACTCCTTGAAGATCTAGCAGTTTCTTTAACTATTCCATCACCTTTGAAATCGGACGCTCATCTTAGCTTTCTGAAACCTGAAAACACATCCGGTTCAACTCCTGAGGGAGTTCTTAGTGCACATTACAGTGAAGATGCTCTTCTTGAAGAAGAGGATGCCACTGAACAAGACATTCATTTGGCTTTAGAATCTGATAACTCAAGTAGTAGATCAAGTTGTTCTTCATGGACAAGTCGGCCCATTGTTCCTGGTTTCCCTTGTGACCCCAGCCTACCAATGCAAGCAGTAATAATGGAGAAATCCAATGATCATTTCATTGTTAAGATAAGACGTGCAGTGCCTTCTATATCACCAACCCTTGATCAGACTACCCTGCCAGAGGAGTCACTGGTATCCTTAaccaagaaagaaaaggaagaaattaTATCTGCCAGAATAAAAAAAGATAATCAGGATACCACAGGCACAACTGTTGAAGAAAAAGATTCTAAGAGCGATATCAATGTCATTGATTCCACTGATGAGCTACATAATGTCAGTGCTAGACAAGAACAAGCTCATGATTTGCCTGAGCCCCTTAAGGAGCCACATAGTGCCACTAGAAAAGATGAAGCTCCTAACTTGTATAATCCCTTTTCAAAAGCATCAAACAAAAATAGCCATGGTAGTGAAAACACAAGTGAAGACTTTAAGCTGTCTCAGATGTATGAATTGAAAGTGCCTGAAAACAAGAGAGAAAGTCCTGTTAAAGCTGAAGTTGCTTTTCCTTCTGAATGCAGTGTTGATGCATATATAGATTTGACAGAAGATATTGCCAATGAAAGTGAAGTAGATTTATGTAATCTTGCAGTGGAATCGACTTTAAAAGTTACAGAACAGGAAATTCATATAGGAAACTTAGATAAGGGTGATACGAAGGAAGAACCATTGGAGTGCAGTGTTAATGCATATATCGATTTAACAGAAGAGCTTTCCAGTGAGATTAAAGCAGATGAGTGCAACTCTAAAACAAAATCCACTTTAAATGTTGATTTGGGATGCCAGACAAGTCTTGATAAAACTAGcaaaaagaggaaaaaggagTCTGTAACAGACAATTCCAagtcaaaaaaaccaaaaaaggaAACTGAATCAGCTAGTGAAAGAAATGATAAAAGTAGTAAGAAGTCTGAGGAGAAAGGTTTAACTCCCAAAAGATCTTGCAGTAAGAGGACTGAATTGCCTGAGAATAAAGATCCTTCAACTTCCTCCACATCGCCACGAAGTCTATATGCCAAAAACATCATTAAAAAGAAAGGAGAAGTAGTTGTTTCTTGGACAAG AAATGATGACCGAGAAATTCTATTGGAGTGTCAAAAAAACGGACCATCAGGAAAAACATTTATTTCCGTAGCTGCTAGGCTAAACAAAAGCCCAAATCAG gTTTCAGAAAGATTCAAGCAGTTAATGAAGTTGTTCAAAAAGTCGAAGTGCAAGTAG
- the CASP8AP2 gene encoding CASP8-associated protein 2 isoform X2, translating into MEDGKSHSERRNSPYLLRYPPEELCNDSSQTCFQNFDHYFNKGNRREREMKNGEQYSRVNDNRYKRDTYQSTGNSTDSEQGNTDSHQKLHIYSEKSGKSELQQENKSKKLKCSPPVENRTDRCVSTWEKQTTIKERSQTVESQGNEKGERSQNINKQDLETHDKDEKNFAQKNKSTEKQQEQPRRSVRVSSPHSKNEAARNPHKLHKCPGEDCKRGTDGDCKRDRGVSDHSSREARSSPSTSSNREHKHTHSKESSSRYEWETTYSKSERHRTEEKRKRDKENQEESRHPRNEKKLTKEITHQTAKESKKVTDATKNERNKSSKPEETPRVADGLKEHKARKAKDDKNGTKKEDLKLSFMEKLNLTLSPAKTQPLCQNNGIETDSKKASSEGSTETAGHTEMLTPAQPISIASVQQTKVPVQTNLEPKTPVSEIKRKTENEALAETLDLVQPEALAETVDALQPELTNNTVSLPEAGIEMDKADKTCKAPELESPMNHDEAQNIDYDDLETISSDDFESHSVADDIRQMKSDSLMQVVDTNDGVSGESFEYPAKENSALKTVPYKEGVTTSKPTDRDIPTDGGVPVIDQNTCNLEQNLPEPEISVVTSSHSDKIDPRTKARETNPVPADDDNSILSIDLNHLRYIPKIISPLNSPMRPLAKALRMESPCKGLVKSYNKDLTPESTVACPSKTLSNEVNKENQKPVCSPDKHLEMESQLNISSDELEEGEIVSDDENPKSERNSETSKISRGRASPETHNLSSSPHNQMNKTSSCNEDSGKLAYKKGNANKSREKNKTGATRSSKERKKNKTVSIACLEKIVQIILEPSTVQEIMQMLKAIRKQIRKNYMKFKMHFPVQHFHRIIESAILNFTSLIKYLDFSKMSRLGETLKLTLCETIESKLRHVKKNATVEQLFEQQLTDMKKQLWKFVDERLDYLFEKIKRILVKLSDLVSIGNETDEGKLEIITTQKQKCTTGHKNDVQKSRKKSQKVKSQKSEEYVLPKPVVSYQPFNKCHHDKNKTDAPKNVITKCLNSIDNTRNSQTQVLPSKENNLQGTLTPLKSARYEKEGFHMVRDAHKSDFNYELLTEQQTSSLTFNLVSDAQMGEIFKSLLQGSDLLEKSISSIDTDQWEFRTPEKQILESQKYRNNPASVIEEAVPIEACVKSRPVEGINWPAVSPERASSLSSRLQMPVDPDVLDESCMFEVPPSAVSSKDDECSLQRNKSFISSILLEDLAVSLTIPSPLKSDAHLSFLKPENTSGSTPEGVLSAHYSEDALLEEEDATEQDIHLALESDNSSSRSSCSSWTSRPIVPGFPCDPSLPMQAVIMEKSNDHFIVKIRRAVPSISPTLDQTTLPEESLVSLTKKEKEEIISARIKKDNQDTTGTTVEEKDSKSDINVIDSTDELHNVSARQEQAHDLPEPLKEPHSATRKDEAPNLYNPFSKASNKNSHGSENTSEDFKLSQMYELKVPENKRESPVKAEVAFPSECSVDAYIDLTEDIANESEVDLCNLAVESTLKVTEQEIHIGNLDKGDTKEEPLECSVNAYIDLTEELSSEIKADECNSKTKSTLNVDLGCQTSLDKTSKKRKKESVTDNSKSKKPKKETESASERNDKSSKKSEEKGLTPKRSCSKRTELPENKDPSTSSTSPRSLYAKNIIKKKGEVVVSWTRNDDREILLECQKNGPSGKTFISVAARLNKSPNQVSERFKQLMKLFKKSKCK; encoded by the exons ATGGAGGATGGAAAATCACACTCAGAAAGAAGAAACTCTCCATATTTACTCAGATATCCTCCTGAAGAGCTTTGTAATGACAGTTCTCAGACCTGTTTCCAAAACTTTGACCACTACTTCAATAAGGGTAACAGGAgggaaagagaaatgaaaaatggTGAGCAGTATAGCAGGGTTAATGACAACAGGTACAAAAGAGATACATACCAGAGCACTGGTAACAGTACAGATAGTGAACAGGGAAACACAGACTCTCATCAAAAGTTGCACATATATTCAGAAAAATCTGGTAAAAGTGAGCTGCAGCAAGAAAATAagagcaaaaagctgaaatgtagcCCACCTGTGGAAAATAGAACTGATAGGTGTGTTTCTACGTGGGAGAAACAAACAACCATTAAGGAGAGATCACAAACAGTTGAATCTCAAGGTAATGAAAAGGGTGAAAGGTCACAAAACATAAATAAACAGGACCTTGAAACACATGATAAAGATGAGAAGAATTTTGCACAGAAAAACAAATCAACTGAAAAGCAACAAGAACAACCAAGAAGGTCTGTCCGAGTGAGTAGTCCACATTCAAAGAATGAAGCTGCAAGGAACCCACACAAATTACATAAGTGCCCCGGGGAAGACTGTAAAAGAGGAACAGATGGAGACTGCAAGAGGGATAGAGGAGTAAGTGATCATAGTTCCCGAGAGGCAAGATCTTCACCTTCTACTTCCAGCAACAGAGAGCACAAACACACGCACTCCAAGGAAAGTAGCAGCAGATATGAATGGGAAACTACATATTCAAAATCGGAGagacacagaactgaagaaaaaaggaaaagagataAAGAAAACCAGGAAGAAAGTAGGCATCCTAGAAAtgaaaaaaaactaacaaaagaAATTACACACCAGACTGCAAAAGAATCCAAGAAGGTTACAGATGCTACAAAAAATGAGAGAAACAAATCGTCTAAACCAGAAGAAACACCCAGAGTAGCAGATGGTTTAAAAGAGCACAAAGCTAGAAAAGCTAAAGATGataaaaatggaacaaaaaagGAAGATCTAAAACTAAGCTTTATGGAAAAGCTAAATTTAACTCTTTCTCCTGCTAAAACACAGCCTCTCTGTCAAAATAATGGAATTGAAACAGATTCCAAAAAAGCCAGTAGTGAAGGTAGTACAGAGACCGCAGGGCATACAGAAATGTTAACACCTGCCCAACCTATTAGTATTGCTTCAGTACAGCAAACCAAGGTTCCAGTTCAAACAAACTTGGAACCAAAGACACCTGTTTCTGAGATCAAAaggaaaactgaaaatgaagcttTGGCAGAAACTCTAGACCTAGTGCAGCCTGAAGCTTTGGCAGAAACAGTGGATGCACTGCAACCTGAACTGACTAATAACACCGTGTCCCTTCCTGAGGCTGGAATAGAGATGGACAAGGCAGACAAAACATGCAAAGCTCCTGAGTTAGAAAGCCCTATGAATCATGATGAAGCTCAGAACATTGATTATGATGACTTGGAGACCATTAGTTCTGATGATTTTGAGTCCCATAGTGTTGCAGATGATATTAGACAAATGAAGTCAGACTCATTAATGCAAGTGGTAGATACCAATGATGGTGTGTCTGGAGAAAGTTTTGAGTATCCTGCCAAGGAAAACAGTGCTTTGAAAACTGTACCTTACAAGGAGGGCGTGACTACATCCAAACCAACTGACAGGGATATACCAACGGATGGGGGCGTACCAGTAATTGATCAAAACACTTGTAATTTGGAGCAAAACTTGCCAGAACCAGAAATCAGTGTAGTAACATCTTCTCATAGTGATAAAATAGATCCTAGAACTAAAGCAAGAGAAACTAACCCAGTTCCTGCTGACGATGACAATTCAATATTAAGCATTGATCTCAATCACTTGAGATACATTCCAAAGATTATCAGCCCACTGAATAGTCCAATGCGACCACTGGCTAAAGCACTCAGGATGGAGAGCCCTTGCAAAGGACTTGTGAAGAGTTATAACAAAG ATTTAACTCCTGAAAGCACAGTTGCCTGTCCCTCAAAGACTCTGTCAAATGAAGTAAATAAAGAAAATCAAAAGCCAGTTTGCTCACCTGATAAACACTTAGAGATGGAGTCCCAGCTGAACATATCCTCAGATGAATTAGAAGAAGGAGAAATTGTAAGTGATGATGAAAATCCCAAATCAGAAAGAAACTCTGAGACTAGTAAAATATCAAGGGGAAGAGCTTCTCCTGAAACACACAATTTGAGCAGCAGTCCACATAACCAAATGAATAAAACTTCATCTTGCAATGAAGATAGTGGAAAATTAGCTTACAAAAAAGGAAATGCAAACAAAagtagagaaaaaaataaaactggagCTACCAGATCgtcgaaagaaagaaagaaaaataaaactgtgAGCATTGCTTGCCTTGAAAAAATAGTTCAAATTATTCTTGAACCTTCTACTGTACAAGAAATTATGCAGATGTTAAAGGCTATACGAAAACAGATAAGAAAAAATTATATGAAGTTCAAGATGCATTTCCCAGTTCAGCATTTTCACAGAATTATAGAATCAGCAATTTTGAATTTTACGTCATTGATAAAGTACCTAGATTTTTCCAAGATGTCTAGATTAGGTGAGACTTTAAAATTGACTCTCTGTGAAACTATAGAGTCTAAACTAAGGCATGTTAAAAAGAATGCAACAGTGGAACAACTTTTTGAACAACAGCTGACAGATATGAAAAAACAGTTGTGGAAATTTGTGGATGAACGGCTTGATTACTTATTTGAAAAAATAAAGAGAATTCTGGTAAAACTCAGTGATTTAGTAAGCATCGGAAATGAGACTGATGAAGGGAAGCTTGAAATCATAACTACACAAAAACAGAAATGCACAACAGGTCATAAAAATGATGTACAGAAATCCAGGAAAAAGTCCCAAAAAGTAAAATCTCAAAAGTCTGAAGAATATGTCCTTCCTAAACCAGTGGTAAGTTATCAACCATTTAACAAGTGCCACCAtgacaaaaataaaacagatgcACCAAAAAATGTGATTACAAAATGTCTAAATTCCATTGATAATACAAGGAACTCTCAAACCCAAGTGCTTCCCTCTAAGGAAAATAATTTACAAGGCACCCTAACTCCACTGAAAAGTGCAAGATATGAAAAGGAAGGCTTTCACATGGTCAGAGATGCTCACAAGTCTGATTTTAATTATGAACTTCTGACAGAACAGCAAACTTCTAGTCTTACATTTAATCTAGTGAGTGATGCACAAATGggtgaaatattcaaaagtttgttacaaggctctgatcttttagaaaaaagcaTCAGCAGCATTGATACGGATCAGTGGGAGTTCAGGACACCAGAAAAACAGATCCTGGAAAGTCAGAAATACAGAAATAATCCTGCTTCTGTTATAGAAGAGGCAGTTCCAATAGAGGCTTGTGTGAAATCTAGACCAGTAGAGGGTATTAATTGGCCTGCGGTTTCACCTGAAAGAGCCTCATCTTTATCATCTAGACTTCAGATGCCAGTTGATCCAGATGTTCTGGATGAAAGCTGTATGTTTGAAGTTCCTCCAAGTGCAGTTTCCAGCAAAGATGATGAATGCAGTTTACAAAGGAATAAGTCATTTATTTCTTCTATACTCCTTGAAGATCTAGCAGTTTCTTTAACTATTCCATCACCTTTGAAATCGGACGCTCATCTTAGCTTTCTGAAACCTGAAAACACATCCGGTTCAACTCCTGAGGGAGTTCTTAGTGCACATTACAGTGAAGATGCTCTTCTTGAAGAAGAGGATGCCACTGAACAAGACATTCATTTGGCTTTAGAATCTGATAACTCAAGTAGTAGATCAAGTTGTTCTTCATGGACAAGTCGGCCCATTGTTCCTGGTTTCCCTTGTGACCCCAGCCTACCAATGCAAGCAGTAATAATGGAGAAATCCAATGATCATTTCATTGTTAAGATAAGACGTGCAGTGCCTTCTATATCACCAACCCTTGATCAGACTACCCTGCCAGAGGAGTCACTGGTATCCTTAaccaagaaagaaaaggaagaaattaTATCTGCCAGAATAAAAAAAGATAATCAGGATACCACAGGCACAACTGTTGAAGAAAAAGATTCTAAGAGCGATATCAATGTCATTGATTCCACTGATGAGCTACATAATGTCAGTGCTAGACAAGAACAAGCTCATGATTTGCCTGAGCCCCTTAAGGAGCCACATAGTGCCACTAGAAAAGATGAAGCTCCTAACTTGTATAATCCCTTTTCAAAAGCATCAAACAAAAATAGCCATGGTAGTGAAAACACAAGTGAAGACTTTAAGCTGTCTCAGATGTATGAATTGAAAGTGCCTGAAAACAAGAGAGAAAGTCCTGTTAAAGCTGAAGTTGCTTTTCCTTCTGAATGCAGTGTTGATGCATATATAGATTTGACAGAAGATATTGCCAATGAAAGTGAAGTAGATTTATGTAATCTTGCAGTGGAATCGACTTTAAAAGTTACAGAACAGGAAATTCATATAGGAAACTTAGATAAGGGTGATACGAAGGAAGAACCATTGGAGTGCAGTGTTAATGCATATATCGATTTAACAGAAGAGCTTTCCAGTGAGATTAAAGCAGATGAGTGCAACTCTAAAACAAAATCCACTTTAAATGTTGATTTGGGATGCCAGACAAGTCTTGATAAAACTAGcaaaaagaggaaaaaggagTCTGTAACAGACAATTCCAagtcaaaaaaaccaaaaaaggaAACTGAATCAGCTAGTGAAAGAAATGATAAAAGTAGTAAGAAGTCTGAGGAGAAAGGTTTAACTCCCAAAAGATCTTGCAGTAAGAGGACTGAATTGCCTGAGAATAAAGATCCTTCAACTTCCTCCACATCGCCACGAAGTCTATATGCCAAAAACATCATTAAAAAGAAAGGAGAAGTAGTTGTTTCTTGGACAAG AAATGATGACCGAGAAATTCTATTGGAGTGTCAAAAAAACGGACCATCAGGAAAAACATTTATTTCCGTAGCTGCTAGGCTAAACAAAAGCCCAAATCAG gTTTCAGAAAGATTCAAGCAGTTAATGAAGTTGTTCAAAAAGTCGAAGTGCAAGTAG